From the Plectropomus leopardus isolate mb chromosome 20, YSFRI_Pleo_2.0, whole genome shotgun sequence genome, the window TGAGCAGGCTCAGCTGAGCTATAAAAAGGCATAGCAAGGGGGAGGGAGGGCTGCCGTGCAGTAGGAactgtgcagacacacacacacggggatCCAGGGACAGCAGCCCCTTGCACTGGGATCTAGAGCCACAGCGCGCAAAGAGAGGTCAGTACAGAGGACAAAGGCTCCATAGAGGAAGCATGAAATGACAGGGAGTGGGTCTAACTTACTCAGAGGGAGTGACGGATACAGAGATTtcagagagaaggagagtgGGCAGGGCTGTATGTTAGGATGGAGAGTGAGAAAAACAGAGGCTGTAATGGTGAACTGTCATCTGCTTTCTCAACACTTTGGTCAGTCACACTGTTTAAGTGGTTGACATTGTGAGGAGATCAGACATTTCTGCATAGTGCAAAGGCATGAAGCTCTTGTGTGTCATTGACAGTGATGGCTCTTATTGGATGACATAAttgttttgcttaaaaaaataatcaaaatcagCCATCATTGATTCCTATCTTTTCCTGCAGACATTTCCTTCTAGATGATTTTCCTTCACTataataacatgcaaacatTCCCCTCCACCTACATccatttaaggacattttcataCAAGCTGCTCCAGCCTTTAATTCCACTGCCATGCTTTTAGCCCCAGTAATGCTCATTAACAGCTGATTAAGGGCTGAGTGCTATTGATTCTTGTTTGAACACATTAAACTGAGCCAAAGCTTGCACTCTGGAACACAAACACGTCCACGGCAGCCACAGCTAACACAGAAATGATCTCGCTCCATCCTTTCACAAACATCATGGAATATCTCCCACTGCACTGACGTCAAAGGGTCCCCTGTTCtcccttaaagggacagtgcgCTCAATTAATTTGTAGAGTGCCTTAGTAACCAATGGTACACTGAGAGAATGCACTAATAGAGCTTGTGCTCAGTACTTTGCTTTCACTCCTGCTGCTTGTACGCAGACGCGAAGCTGAGGGGTGGCCTCTGGGGCTTCAGCCCCCAATGTTTTATCAAAAGCCCCAAAGCCTCTAGGGttttaaaatacctttttaaCTGTGTGTCGTTCAGGTAATAATATTTGTCCATGTCGATGCTACTCCCCGAAAGAAATCTGATATAATTGTGTGAATGTGCTGTTGGTGGCCTGATGTTCAATTCAGAGaataaaagacaacatttacTAGTCATTGTTAGGGATCCTTGATTTGTAATTAGTAGGCCAGATTATGTTATTATGGCATGGATTTCAGTGTAACTGTTAATAATTCATTCTGTGAACACATGCAGTTGCCCCATCCaccaataacaataaaaaagtagaaaaattgAAGACATATACTCTAAATGGTGCAGAAAGGGCTCAAATTGGTACAAAATCACGaggaatgcaggaaattaagagTTAGATGCTCAAACTTTTCTTACAGAGGACCCCATAACCCCCTGTTTTACAAGAGCCCCCTACCTGGTGTTGAAACGAAATCTTCACCCCTGCTAGTATATCAAAAATAGGTTTCAAGATAAGTAACACCAAATTCCTACCCTACTTAtgcaatgttaaaaatgtaacatcacACAGTTTTTGCCTCTCTTTAGATGGCATGAGTAAAGTTGGTCATCCTCATCATTTCTTGTATTATGTTTTCAGAATGATAAAAACTGTTGAATGAGATACAAAAGGGGTAGTAGGCTAtacaggatgatttttttttaccttggtAACTATAATAAATTTTCTCAAATGATGTACAGATTTCTTAGATGTTGTATTATCTCAGATAGAAAATAGTACATAAAGTTGTTGTTGATAGGGAATAAAATCTCCCAGGGGAAGCATGCCCCGGACCCCCTTGGTTTGAGTAAGAGCCCCAAATGTATACAGTGTCTGGTTCCGCCCCTGCTTCTTAGTGCAGTCAGTCAAAGCTTAGTGCCATGTGCTTTTTGAGAATGGTTGACATGCTATCCCTTAACAGCTGAGTCTTTTTTTAGCAGagtaaaaaacagtaataagACATGAGGGTGGGATGAGACACTAGCATTGGAGTGGGGGTTGTGTAAGTCTAGTATCTCTATTTCAATTCAAGGATATGATTACAAAAATCCCATGTTCAAATGTGTCTGCAGATATCAGGTTACATTCAGCTTAACAGCACATTCAGCTGCATGGTGTTAAATTATTTGTGCAGTTGTAAGAGAGTTCATGCATGTAAAGAGAAAGAATATAGATTCAATCCTGCAGCACATTCACATTCTTTTGTCTACATTTGATAAAGTCCAGTTCAGTCTTGCCACATTCATCTCCAGTTCTGATATAGCCTCTGTTGAGAAATATATCGGCTCAATCACACTGCTGTAGTCTGTTTCCATTCCACAATACCCGGCAGAATGGAGGGCCACACACTGAGACCCATGCAATGTTATTTGCACTGTATCAGAACCAGAACACATCTGACGTGCCAAAGAAGCAGGGGACCCAGAGGAAGGTACCATAATAGGCCAAAGAGGGATTCCCAAATAGGCACTCTGCTGACTCAGATGCAAGCATCCAAGTGACATTTACACTGACCACAGGGTTAACGGCGGCTGACATAAAACTGGACACCTGAGAAGCAGCACCACCAGTGCTGAGAAGTGTTGCATGTGAGAATCAGAGAACAAGCTTGTTGCAATTGGAGCTTTGGTGGATCCTCTGCTAAAGTATATCTCAATGGTGAACCAGGAAACACGTCAGCTGTAGAAATATACAAATCTTTAATTTGCCTATGTACAGTATAATATAACTTATCTCAACAGAATTGTAAAtatgaaacttttatttttgcttccatttttcacaggtttaagttagATATAACAACCTTTTTCATGCACCCAAGAGATATGTGTCTTTCTGTCAGATtttgggcaaaaaaaatgttaaaatatgcaatAGTGAGCATTTCTCCTTGTCAAAGATAtcccatccacctgacaggtgtggcatatcaagataaGTCACCAATATCAGCCTTGAGCtggtcacaataaaaagccactaaaaataagcagtttgatcacacagcATAATGCTGCAGATGTCCCAAGCTGTGAGAGGACTGCAAGAATGTCAACCAGAGCTGTTGCCCATGAACTGAATGTTCTACCAGAAGCCGTCTCCAATGTCCTTTCCATAAATTTGACAGTACATCCAATCGACCTCACAACCACACAAGCTGGTTAAGATGACAAACTGCTGTCAGGTCAAGACCTTGGTGAGGATGATGAGCATCCAGATGAACTTCTATAAGACtgttttttgacaatttgtgcagaaaatatTTGGTTGTGCAAACCGGTTGCTGTATCAGCTTGATTGGGTGGCTTGTCTTAGACAGTCTTGCAGGTGAAGACgctggatgtggaggtcctCAGATGGTGTGGTTACATGTGATCTACAGTTGTGTGGccggttggatgtactgccaaattcagggaaacaacattttatttcaacctgtgaaaaaagcagcaaaatcaggggtgttatgtttaaatttttgttcagcacatatttttttcctctgctgcagtCCGGCAACAATGACACAGCTCATATAACCTTTCTAATGCCCTACATTCCTTAAGGCTTATTATCAATCTGGCGCTATAGTGACAGATTTGTTTGAGTAGCAGGCATATGGCAGTAAGCAAACAGCCACATTGTCCCAAAGTCAAATTCAAGTCCTGTTAAATCTAATCTAATACCTCCCTCATAACACATAAGGTTTAGTGTACCAATCAAAACTTAGAGAATAAGTCTAAAATTCTATGATTATATTCAAGATAGTTAATTCCCCACCCATAAAGCTTTTTGTAGCTATGATGTATTTGTGTGCAGTATGTTCTTTCTCCCTGGTGACTGTGCCAAAATACTTAGATCCAAGCATTTATCTCACCATGTAACCTTAGAAGTCAGCACCTTATCATAAATCTGGTTTCACTAAACTCAGGCCAGTGACTTCTCAGGTTACTTGAAGAACATGGTGCGCACATGTGTGTGATGCAAGTAGCTCTATAACTATATATACTGCATGGAAAGTTGAAAATCACTGTGATGTAATAGTATTATTCACATAATCTATTTTTTGCACATATACATGTGGCAAAAGGGGACATTTTCACTCCAAATTCTTTCTAAACTTAAGTGGGAAGTAGCTGCATTAAAGAtatcaaatgtatttaaaataaatgcaaaacgTAGAGCTGAATTTTTTGAAAATCGTCGCATTTTGCAGGAGAACTTGGAAGCAGATGCAGACCTGTGTGGGTATTTTGGCACAGGCAGCACCTGTTGAGTCAGTTCTTTCAAACACACTCGTTTTCAGACGCAAGGCACATGACACAGGCATGCAGCTACTTGGAGATATCTTTTTACACATGCCAGCCCTGATGACTCGATCAGCCTACTTCCTCATTCTTGTATCTGTAAGTCAGCTAAAAGAGAGGAAACGGCTGTTGTCTTCTGTCCATAAATACAGTAATGTCACGATAGAGTCATTAGGCACTTCCTGTCTCGAATAAATGTTGAAGAACTGAAACATTTTATCAGTGATGAGACAAACTGTAAAAGTTACTTTGCATTGTTATGCTTTGTGTAAGTTAAGTATTGCCATATTGCAAATTCtctataaatgaaaaaaaagtttcttactgCTCCAATTGCACATCCTTGAAATACTTTGAAGGATGCATATATGTACACTGACAATAACATCACCAGCAATATTAATACTGTTACCAGTATAGCTCAGTGGTGGAACGCAATTAAgcatatttactcaagtactgtacttaagtatgattTCAAGGTACTACTACTTTACTCTAGTGTGGTGTTTTCATGTCACTTAATACTTATACTCCGCTACATTccagaggaaaatatttatctgaaagctttagttaccAGTTACTTCACAAATTATTAAGTATGTTTTAGTAAAGCTGAAACAGTTAGTCCATTCATCAATTAGACACTTAACAGAAATTTTTTTGGTATAttgttttatgaatatttaagttgttttctaatttacttctatttttatgttattaggTTTTTGTCTAGATTGAGTACCctacttttaattttacttgtagcagagtatttttacagtgtggtattagttcttttacttaagtaaaggatctgaatacttctttttGGAATACCAAAGTCCTTTATTTGTAGAGTACAAAGtgaattgtatatatatattaatgtgAAAACATGGTTAACGTAGTGTTACTTTGTTCACAAAATGTTAGTTTACCATAAAACATTGAACTCCCCAAATTTAAGCTGCTTGGGTCCAGACCTTGAAACCCCTGACTCCACTGAGGTGGCTGATTTGTTTGGAATTGTGACATGAATAGAAATGAGTATCAAGagtctgatatcaggcaataAATAAAGTGTAATCTGCACAAATTCTATTTGACTGTCTGcatttgtcaaaaatatgcTGAAGTGAAGTTATTTACTTCTCCTTCTGtgtccttttctgtctttcagttGAAGGAATACACTCATCTAACGCAACACAATGGCAGGTAAATGATATATCATGTGAGAGAGTGATTGAAGATGATGGATGATGTGAGTTACAATGAAGCAGAGGCAGACTCGAGGTGTTTTTGTTAGACTCTACTGCCCTCTTCTGGGGATTTTTGAGAATACAGTGGAGGGCTTGCATTATATATTTGAGGATACTGCActtaaatattattgttatattaaatTCAATGAACATCACAGACCTGTGTAATACTACAGTTATCTCATGATATAGTTGCTCACATTAACACACAATATAGTTTTTCCTGTAGTCCCCCTGTGAGCAGTTATAGCTGgctaaataacattttctggtGACAACAGTTGTCATAGCAACACTGTTTGAGTCATAGCACAAACCTAAAGCAAAGCAAGCACAGTCAAAACAGGCTACAAGTGGTCCAGGCAACACAGTGCCCTGCAATTGAAACATGGGAAATACGTGTATTGCTGATTCCACTGAAGGCCTTTCCTCCACATCTGGCTGTCAAGCTGGTTTGTTCCAATTTCCTTgtgaatttaactttttaaaaatcattcttTTGGTTAGAGGGAAGTTTTGCCATGTACAGACTCATAACGTCTTTTTGTGCTCGCTCATTCCAGACAAAATCAAAGATGCCAAGATCATCTTTGTTGTGGGTGAGTATTGCCTCATTTTGGAACGCaacaaatttaaccctttaaaacctggagcaacatcactttccttatgctgcgttcaggcAATAGAAGACAATAGGCAACTTACATGTTCAACAATATGAAAGAATTTTGAAGATTTAATgactattttaaaaagctaggaaaaattGTCtaatgtaaaaaagcaaaaagttagggaaagactatatttatatttacatacttaAATTATGTCACTAAACTTATAAAAAtaccttttgctaatttcttgctaagttttggaTAATGTTATCCcctctcattgccttttttcccacatttttgaaagaaattaagccaagttgctcatgtttcaaaggtttgacttaaatactaaaaaactaaaaaaaaataaataaaaaaaaaggaagccttttttctctcttgtactatacttttttttctctttctttttcaggtGGGCCTGGCTCTGGAAAGGGCACCCAGTGTGAGAAGATAGTAGCAAAGTACGGCTACACTCACCTGTCCTCTGGAGATCTGCTCCGTGCTGAGGTGGCTTCTGGCTCTGAGAGGGGCAAGCAGCTCCAGGCCATCATGCAGAAGGGAGAGCTTGTGCCCCTGGTAAGACAGTCCAAACTGTCTTAGAGAGGTGTTACTTCAACTTTATGATCATTTTAGAGGAGGTAGCTTTGGTGCTGTGTAACGGTTCTGCATTATACAGCGAGGTGTATCTGCTATTTAGCCTACTCTCACTGATATTAACAGGGAGGACACATTAATAAAGACCTGTCAGCATAATAAACTGCCAACTGAGTGTATTTTCTATCAGAAGTGCCATGTCATTGTGAAGGTTGATCATAATGTCTCGGGTGTGCTTTCAGGACACAGTCTTAGACATGATTAAGGATGCCATGATCGCCAAGGCTGAAGTCTCCAAGGGCTACCTTATTGATGGCTACCCCCGTGAGGTGAAGCAGGGTGAGGAGTTTGAGAAGAAGGTAGGAGAGGGCATGAGCTGTTGATCTATGACTCATCCCGGCAACATactaagacaaaaaaaaagttaaatgagcAAACTATTTCTGATTCCAGATCGGCAAACCCTGCATGCTGCTGTACGTTGATGCCAAAGGAGAGACCATGGTCAAGAGGCTTATGAAGCGTGGCGAGACTAGCGGCCGTTCTGACGACAATGAGGAGACCATCAAGAAGCGTCTGGACTTGTATTACAAAGCAACTGAGCCAGTCATTGCCTTTTACGAGGGCCGTGGCATCGTCAGGAAGGTGCGTATGACTGTGATGATAGTGAGTGTTTTAATGGAGCAGTGTGAAGGATTTGggggcatctagtggtgaagattgcagattgcaaccagctaaaacttctcccagttagaattacTTCagtgtttaggaggtttttgcCGGGAGCTGAAATATCCgcaaaggtctcttcctctccaaaacagacagacaagtttattaaaaccagtaaaaacacagtaaaaagaagttttatgttacaaatcagtgtttctcagataGTGTTCAGCACTTCGCAGAGAGGCTGCAAGCTCAGCACCTGCTAGCgtgtgctcatctttttttctctgataactgaAGATTCAGactttcaggaggtttttacttgGAGCTGAATAatttgcagaggtctcctcctctccaaaacaaacagaccaggcgattttaaactgataaaaacactgaatgacgCAGTTTCAGGCATTaatacagtaaagaaaacacGTATCATCTCATAATCCATTTTggccaatatatccccttaaatcctacacactggacctttaaataaaatgtaaattgtgtGTAAAATCTAACATATATTCTATTTACCCTAGGTTGACTCTGAGCTGCCAGTGGATGAGGTCTTCACCCAAGTCTCCAAGGCTATTGATGCACTGTAGTAAACAACATAACTAGATTAGCTGTgtctggttgttgttgttttattttattttttaatgttattttatcagTATGAATTTCATAGGGAAATAACATGAGCAACTAAAGAAAGCCCTTCCCACTCATCTTGGTTAAAAGAAAAGTCAAGGCCATTAAGGATCAAAGATGCCTTAACTCTACTCCAACTCCAGCAATAGGAATCTACAAGTTTAAGGCTCACACAACAATGAAACGGCCAAAAGTAGCATCTGGAAATCAATTTCTTTATGTGAGTCTCACTTCCATTCTGTGCTGAACATGTATGTGGATGCGTCCAAGTGGCACCACAAAAGGTGTTGTTTTCAGGAGGCTACATCTCCTAACCTTAAAGGCACCACTATGTGCACTTTACAGAATATTTTCCTCTGCTTTAATCCTGCCATATAAAATGCAGAGTTTATGGAAAATGATAATAGAGTCATTTATGACTGTGCCATTGAACAGTAGCAGGGATCACCTACTGTGGACAAACTGGTGAAACTCTGtatacatgtacatacacagaatttttaaattacttttctcatattttatattaatccatttaaaacaatattgaaAGCACAGAAATGGTCTACTTTTTCATCAAGATGCACACATGTAACAGCTGTCTATAAAGtgatatatgtaaaaaaaaaaagaaaaaataacaaaaaaattaaagtatacGAAAAATCAATTGAATTCGTTTATCAGCTGTGACTGTGTTTGAATATTTAAGAGATGCCAGTGACACACAATCTATATGACTACTTTTTATAGACAGACATTGTGAGTAATCCTGGACAAatgcgtgcgcgcacacacacacacacacacactaagaagGGACTATGACAATACATCATGGTTTAAAAAGAGGAAACGCTTTTTTATTCAGACAACATGGTCAAGGTGCTGGAGCATGTAGACACAACAGGATACAGGACATGCTGCCTCAGCCGCACTTCACTCCTGTTATTATAACTGTTCCTTTGAGCCCATGGTGACCAACAGGTCTTCCTTTACCTCTCAccttcctctcacacacacacacacacacacacacacacacacacacacacacacacacagctggccAAGCCAACATAGCAACAGGTATCCGGACTACCCTCCAAGGAGAGCTCTGATCATGACTGCGCTGTGGggatgaggaagaggaaaacAGCTTCTGAAGGGGGACAGGATGCATCCATTGGAAAGTCAATCAAGAAAAGGCGTCCGTGAGCACTTTCATAAAGCCATCGAGGATGCGGCTGGAATGCTAGGAATGCAGTACTTACCTAATAAAGGTACAAAAACAAAGGTGAAGAAAGGAGGTGGCAGTGTTATTTATCACGtacagcagagaaagagacacatgCCTGTGAATGTGGGGGAGAgggaaatgtgttttgctgtgtgtgtggactCACCAGTTAGTTATAATGAAGTTATAATGAATTCGTACCAAGAACAGAAAATCTGAGTATTCGAACGAAAATTTACTTTAAAGGAAAGCTTATTTTTCAACTGAAACCCTATTTCCCGTGTTTTTCTAGGTCTaggtgactaatgggaacaacagtttttgattttGCAATGTAATCCATCGGGGCAACAACATAATGTCAATATACGTCTACTgaaactgcttgtttttgccactgagaGGCTCCGATTGTTATTATTAAGTGTCAAACAATGTTATGGAAAGGCTCCttcaagagaaaaatgtttttcttatcCTTTGATTAATCCAAACTGTTCTCTTGCACTTGTCCTTGAACAAGGCTTGGTCAGACCAACAGACCAGATCAAGTGAAAGTTAAAGAAagacagtttatttttctgtaacgtTTGTTTGGACCAAGTCTCCTTCAAGGAGAGGTCTCATGAGAGTCTCAGGAGTTGGGCTGTTGCAGGAAGACAGTAACAAACAGATTGGATCAAgtgaaaggtaaagaaaaacgTGTTTCTCTTTAGTGATCCCTTTCATAAGATTGTGAAACACTTGGACTAACAGTCTGAGCCAGTTAATGGCAAAAGCAAGCACAGTCGTTGGGCATACTTTAAAGGTGTGGTGGTTGCTCCTAGTGGTTATGCAGACTGTTTTGCATTTGCTGTTTGCAGCAgtcttgctcaatactggactgatttaaaaaatagttcaaaAAATGGTGCAGTCTGAAATTAAGCAACTTTTACCTTTAAGGCCCATATGTGTAGGATAAAAATTTCTGACTATCTCAAAACATCTTCTCATCTATGCTGCATGATTAAATGCAAATAAGGTAGAATTGCAAAGACTGTGCAATAAAGGAAGATTTATTCACTTTTCAAccgttttaaaagaaataatcaacCTGTAATTGATACTATcgatatgtaaaaaaaagcttACATTCAatcaacatttattcatttaccaTATAGGtgtcaacagatttttttaaaagaacatgtTCACATACCTGCAGACCTAATGATCTGAACTTTGAAACAGGCTTAAGTCCAtagaaacagttttttaagCAAACTGCAAATGTAACCTGTTTGAGGCTATAGCCAAGGAAGATAAGAACCTAAAAATAGTGTGCACGCTATATAATTGTGTGTACTTACTTTAGCTGCAGAGTTGGACATAATTACAAGGACAGTAATGTGCAATCAGCTGTGAATATCACATACCAGTTTGTTATCACttacttggaaaaaaaggtcatttttcaGTGAGGTTGgcgataataaaataaatcagatgGAAAATGTACTGCAGCACATGGCGACTAAGAATAAAATCTTGTCACAGACATattgtatgcatgcatgtataatacatccatgcataCATGATACCTTTGTTACAGATGAGTGAGAAAACAATCCCTTTCAAACTGTCACAGACTGTTAGATGCAGCATTGCTTCAGCGTAAAATTAACCAGGATCACCCATTTAGATCCTAATGGCACTTTGTTGCATGCAAATCACAGATATGCAAGTTGAGATATGCTTTTGCAGTGGAATATATCTAAAATGAAAACCCTTTCAATTAACTGCCGTATGGGGTTGTAAATGTACATTAATTACTTTGTAAGGCAGACAGGCTCTGTTCATCGACTGTCAGACTCGGATATTACTGCTGCAAGTGAACGCGTCAGATCCCCCCCTTGGAGGACGATAAGGAAATGAGTCAGCTGGCGCATGCACtttattctttctctctcctctgctaTAGACTGCAAAGGGCTGGCTGACTGGCTGGCACCACAGAGACCCAGTGGCACCGTGCGGGAACCAACGTCAACCTGTGGTGAAAGACGGTGGCCGATTGTTTCCTGTTATTGAAGCACAACtcagggggaggggggggggggtgggggggggggggggtggctcCAATAAAAAGGAAAGCCATTGAAGGAGAGTGCTACTGTAGAAGTGTCCTTTGGCCAGCCTCAGATGTGATAAAGTATCTTAAATGACTGCCAACTGTGACATATGCCTCAGCAAGTAAATCCAAGTCATGTCAACTACTAGAGGATTGCAATAATTTAAGTAACACAGAGTACAAGTAGAGGCAAATTGTCTCTACTTAGTGTTGTATCCCATGTGCATTTCTTTGTCAGTGCTGCCTGAAGGAATGAGGTTGAGGCAAGTTCACAGAGTCAATAAGCAGAATATCAACTAGTCTCAGAGAACAGGGCTCAATGTATAACTGCTTTAAGGCATGGGATTTTAGCACTCTCTAACATCAATTATGTTTAACTAACAGTAGCTGAAAGTTTTTCCTACTAAGAAAATATTGATCAGTTTGTCAGGTGACACCTGTGCTGGTTGCTGCTGCTACTAAATAATTAATATCAGACTCATGACGATGGTTGTGACAACTTATCACATTAATTTGCCAACATgatggttgaaaaaaataaatcaacaacaaaTCAATGTTGACTTatagtttcacacaggacacagataccagtctcctgggtcaaagtcccgTACTTATTGGTGCCATCCAGCTAAATAGACTTTTTGCTCTTTATATGTAAGTTGCTCTGACTGTCCAATAGTGATGTGGATGGGTTTAGGAATGGCTGAAAGCCAGGTGCATCATACTCAGATGCTTAAGGGTGCGTCGTGCACTGATTCTGAGGGCCACAGCCCAAGCAGCAGATTTTGATGCCCTGGGAGTGAGGCCAGACTGACTTTGCACCATCAAGATTTATTTTAACCATATGTATGATCTCCACTAAatacaaagctgtttttgttttgtccttcaACTGCACTTCCTGAATCACAAATTCCACATAGAAGAGATCACTTCAAACATTCctttcaacattatttttttcctccaaatatCAGGATAAGGAACATATTTGGCCAAAAATAGCTTGACTTGTTTGTCTGGCAGAGTTGGGAATGTTAATGGACTGAGATAGAGCTTATTTCTGCTCTTCTGCTGTGTAACAATGTAACTGTTAATAAGTACAACACATAACACATATGGAGCCAAAACACAGTGAGAAACAGAAGAAATCGATAGAGTTGCAGTGTGTGAAAATTTGTTTGCTGCAGCAGTTTTGTAATTATTCCAAATGCTTTTGTAGCATTGTTAAAGTCTGGTCcatatgtctgtttttcttttctgccgCTCCTGCCAGTAGACTTTGTGTGGAGAGTTGATTTGACGGGATGATGACTCCTCTGAGTCTATTCAGTACAGAAAGGATGTTGTGTCTACTCTTTGTTCCAGTCTGTTTTCCCCCCACAAAGTACTAGTTGTGCAGTAGACAAAGATAAATGTTATTCTTTCAAGAGGAGCCTTTGCTTCTTCCCCACTTCACGTACATTAGGATGAATTAATTTAccaaaatgttgattaaaaataaataaataaataaatgtctagATCTCCCAGTAATGCCAGTGAGAGGTTATTAGGCAGATTGTTCAATTCACAACACATACCACTAGTTACAGCTTGTGAGGTCACAGTTTATATACAGATCCAGTTTACAATTGTAGCTCTGACTTTGAATATAAGGCCCACACACTCATAGCACATCCACACAGGTGATTTCACTTTGGGCTGATTTGACCTCTCAGGGTTGTGAGCATGGGCCTGATAGACCAGTTTCAGGGGAAACATTTAGGAAATCAATGCAGTAGATGAAaaactttttctctgtgtttgcatTCTTCGTTGACAGTGGAGgcttgtgagaaaaaaaaacatttcaacgTGACACGAGGTGAGTACTTGATAtacaaaagatt encodes:
- the ak1 gene encoding adenylate kinase isoenzyme 1, producing MADKIKDAKIIFVVGGPGSGKGTQCEKIVAKYGYTHLSSGDLLRAEVASGSERGKQLQAIMQKGELVPLDTVLDMIKDAMIAKAEVSKGYLIDGYPREVKQGEEFEKKIGKPCMLLYVDAKGETMVKRLMKRGETSGRSDDNEETIKKRLDLYYKATEPVIAFYEGRGIVRKVDSELPVDEVFTQVSKAIDAL